A genomic window from Streptomyces sp. HUAS YS2 includes:
- a CDS encoding 4-hydroxybenzoate 3-monooxygenase, which yields MTESQYARVAHELADVVILGAGPAGLVLGNLLLRDGVDCVVLERAGRDHIQNRPRAGFLAPNTARILERNGLDGGLRRRGQEHGVCEFRTEDGRFRLDYRQLGRGEPHTVYPQHELVTDLLAQFLDAGGRIRFDTEAVAVSDADGPTPSVTVRDVDGRPARWRARYVAACDGRHGAGRRSLPPGAVRHHHRDHGVSWLGLLAEAPPSIDAVGYAIHPGGFAGHMARSAEITRYYLQCRRGTRPDTWSEDRLWDELDLRMRAAEYGPLLRGPLVQRAVVDLESDVLEPLRHGSLFLVGDAAALISPSAAKGANLAVLEAEILGQALIDALVHGDTEPLARYSERCLTHIWRAQEFSHWMIRLLHGASDAEGASLFRDRLRHSRIASLRTSRTQQDWFAENYVGI from the coding sequence GTGACAGAAAGTCAGTATGCCCGAGTTGCCCACGAGTTGGCCGATGTGGTCATCCTCGGGGCCGGTCCGGCCGGTCTTGTGCTGGGGAACCTTCTTCTCCGCGACGGTGTCGACTGCGTCGTTCTGGAACGCGCCGGTCGCGACCACATCCAGAACCGGCCGCGGGCGGGGTTCCTCGCCCCGAACACCGCGCGGATCCTGGAACGCAACGGTCTCGACGGGGGGTTACGCCGCCGGGGGCAGGAGCACGGCGTCTGCGAGTTCCGCACCGAGGACGGCCGATTCCGCCTCGACTACCGACAGCTCGGCCGGGGCGAGCCGCACACCGTCTATCCCCAGCACGAGCTGGTCACCGACCTGCTCGCGCAGTTCCTCGACGCCGGGGGGCGGATCCGTTTCGACACGGAGGCGGTCGCCGTCTCCGACGCGGACGGCCCGACGCCCTCGGTGACCGTACGGGACGTGGACGGGCGCCCCGCGCGATGGCGGGCACGGTACGTCGCCGCCTGCGACGGCCGCCACGGGGCGGGACGGCGCTCGCTGCCGCCCGGCGCGGTGCGCCACCACCACCGCGACCACGGCGTGTCCTGGCTGGGACTGCTCGCCGAGGCGCCGCCGAGCATCGACGCCGTGGGCTATGCGATCCACCCGGGCGGGTTCGCCGGGCACATGGCCCGGTCCGCCGAGATCACCCGCTACTACCTGCAGTGCCGACGCGGGACCCGGCCCGACACCTGGAGCGAGGACCGACTCTGGGACGAACTCGACCTGCGCATGCGCGCGGCCGAGTACGGACCCTTGCTGCGCGGCCCTCTCGTCCAGCGCGCCGTGGTCGACCTCGAGTCGGACGTACTCGAACCGCTGCGTCACGGCTCGTTGTTCCTGGTGGGCGACGCCGCCGCCCTCATCAGCCCGTCCGCCGCGAAGGGCGCGAACCTCGCGGTGCTGGAGGCCGAGATCCTGGGCCAGGCGCTGATCGACGCCCTGGTCCACGGCGACACCGAGCCGCTCGCCCGCTACTCCGAGCGGTGCCTGACCCACATCTGGCGTGCGCAGGAGTTCTCGCACTGGATGATCCGCCTTCTGCACGGCGCCTCGGATGCCGAGGGCGCCTCCCTCTTCCGGGACCGTCTGCGCCACTCCCGTATCGCCTCGCTGCGCACCTCGCGCACCCAGCAGGACTGGTTCGCCGAGAACTACGTCGGCATCTGA
- a CDS encoding tetratricopeptide repeat protein, giving the protein MTTDRYGHAVHNGTSEAAAHLDRAVESLLFFRPEVADAVEDLLKVAPASPLAQAFAVYLGVLGTEPGDAAAARRRFDAFAADVDPTGLPMRELLHMAAAEALLAGDLRRGSALLEEVVVAHPRDALALFVGHQLDFLTGDALRLRDRIGGVLSAWEADDPHRGPLLGMYAFGLEESGHYVHARETGSAAIEQNPHDVWAIHAVVHTYEMQGRFTEGIAFLDARTEHWSSGNFLTVHNWWHYALYALEAGATDTALGIYDAALHNEESRGLAMELLDAAAMLWRFHLAGIDQSARWEALADAWSGRADPPHYVFNDVHAVMSYVGAGRVAEAERLIADRRRWLVEAGTTAVTNHAMTAHVGLPVCEALVAYGRGDHAAVVELLWPVRRRLHEFGGSHAQRDAVQKTLLESSLKSGRHDMARTLISERTALRPDSPYNWLSRARLADSLGDAAQAAVARDRASTLGRTGDLTSVRV; this is encoded by the coding sequence GTGACAACCGACCGATACGGCCACGCCGTGCACAACGGCACCTCGGAGGCGGCCGCTCACCTGGACCGTGCGGTGGAGTCCCTGCTCTTCTTCCGCCCCGAAGTGGCCGACGCGGTCGAGGATCTTCTGAAGGTCGCCCCCGCCTCGCCCCTGGCGCAGGCGTTCGCGGTCTATCTGGGGGTGCTGGGCACGGAGCCGGGCGACGCCGCCGCGGCGCGCCGGCGCTTCGACGCGTTCGCCGCGGACGTGGACCCGACCGGTCTGCCCATGCGGGAGCTCCTGCACATGGCCGCCGCCGAGGCCCTGCTCGCGGGCGATCTGCGGCGAGGGAGCGCGCTCCTGGAGGAGGTCGTCGTGGCGCATCCGCGCGACGCTCTCGCACTCTTCGTCGGGCACCAGCTCGACTTCCTCACCGGTGACGCCCTGCGACTGCGGGACAGGATCGGCGGTGTGCTGTCCGCCTGGGAGGCCGACGACCCGCACCGGGGACCGCTCCTGGGCATGTACGCCTTCGGTCTGGAGGAGTCCGGGCACTACGTCCACGCCCGGGAGACCGGCTCGGCCGCGATCGAGCAGAACCCGCACGACGTCTGGGCGATCCACGCCGTCGTGCACACCTACGAGATGCAGGGCCGGTTCACCGAGGGCATCGCCTTCCTCGACGCCCGCACGGAGCACTGGTCGAGCGGCAACTTCCTCACGGTGCACAACTGGTGGCACTACGCGCTCTACGCCCTGGAGGCGGGCGCCACCGACACCGCGCTGGGCATCTACGACGCGGCCCTGCACAACGAGGAGTCCAGGGGCCTCGCCATGGAACTCCTCGACGCGGCGGCCATGCTGTGGCGGTTCCACCTGGCGGGGATCGACCAGTCCGCCCGCTGGGAGGCGCTCGCCGACGCGTGGTCCGGGCGGGCCGATCCGCCGCACTACGTCTTCAACGACGTGCACGCCGTGATGTCCTACGTCGGAGCCGGACGGGTCGCGGAGGCGGAGCGGCTGATCGCCGACCGCCGGCGGTGGCTGGTGGAGGCCGGGACGACGGCGGTCACGAACCACGCGATGACGGCGCACGTCGGCCTGCCCGTCTGCGAGGCGCTCGTCGCGTACGGCCGCGGCGATCACGCCGCCGTGGTGGAACTGCTTTGGCCGGTGCGCCGGCGCCTGCACGAGTTCGGGGGCAGCCACGCCCAGCGCGACGCGGTGCAGAAGACCCTTCTCGAATCCTCGCTGAAGTCCGGGCGGCACGACATGGCCCGCACGCTCATCAGCGAGCGGACCGCGCTGCGCCCGGACAGCCCGTACAACTGGCTGAGCCGGGCCCGCCTGGCGGACTCACTGGGCGACGCCGCACAGGCCGCCGTCGCCCGCGACCGGGCGAGCACGCTGGGCAGGACCGGCGACCTGACCTCCGTCCGCGTCTGA
- a CDS encoding 1-aminocyclopropane-1-carboxylate deaminase/D-cysteine desulfhydrase codes for MTKPILQRRFPALERTLPFRRLGDGPTPVRRLTGTTRDDLWCKDESGYGTGGWGGNKVRKLEWLLPEMQRRKAHTVLTVGATGTNWGLAAALYARELGIDTVLALVDQPEDEHVREQQRRLRESGATVHHTRSKLLTMAGAPWLFLRHTRGGRLPYYLPPGGSAPIGVLGYVEAGLELGEQVVAGRLPAPRHIVTAVGSGGTVAGLALGCALAGLRARVIGVVVNDTLPLATRDLTRLADRAAAVLRKRGAAFDTPQLRLTATRDYLGGGYGHPTAQAADAADTAEAAGLRLDPVYSAKAFAAALTADLEGPVLFLNTYGPRK; via the coding sequence ATGACCAAGCCGATTCTGCAGAGGCGCTTTCCCGCGCTCGAGCGGACGCTGCCGTTCCGCCGTCTCGGGGACGGCCCGACACCGGTACGGCGGCTCACCGGAACCACCCGGGACGACCTGTGGTGCAAGGACGAGAGCGGCTACGGGACCGGCGGCTGGGGCGGCAACAAGGTACGCAAGCTGGAATGGCTCCTGCCCGAGATGCAGCGGCGCAAGGCGCACACCGTCCTGACCGTCGGCGCGACCGGCACGAACTGGGGGCTGGCGGCGGCGTTGTACGCGCGCGAACTCGGCATCGACACCGTCCTCGCCCTCGTCGACCAGCCCGAGGACGAGCATGTGCGCGAGCAACAGCGCAGGCTGCGGGAGTCCGGCGCCACCGTGCACCACACCCGCAGCAAACTGCTGACGATGGCCGGTGCGCCGTGGCTGTTCCTGCGCCACACGCGCGGCGGGCGCCTGCCGTACTACCTCCCGCCGGGCGGCTCCGCGCCCATCGGCGTGCTCGGCTACGTCGAGGCCGGACTGGAACTCGGGGAACAGGTGGTGGCCGGCAGGCTGCCGGCGCCCCGTCACATCGTCACCGCCGTCGGCTCGGGCGGGACCGTCGCGGGTCTCGCCCTGGGCTGCGCGCTGGCCGGGTTGCGCGCGCGGGTGATCGGGGTGGTGGTCAACGACACGCTGCCGCTCGCCACGCGCGACCTGACCCGGCTCGCCGACCGGGCGGCCGCCGTCCTGCGCAAGCGCGGCGCGGCGTTCGACACCCCGCAGCTACGGCTCACGGCGACCCGTGACTACCTGGGCGGCGGCTACGGCCACCCGACGGCCCAGGCCGCCGACGCGGCGGACACGGCCGAGGCCGCCGGCCTGCGGCTGGATCCCGTGTACTCCGCGAAGGCGTTCGCGGCGGCGCTGACCGCCGACCTGGAGGGTCCGGTGCTCTTCCTGAACACCTACGGCCCGAGGAAGTGA
- a CDS encoding alpha/beta hydrolase, with protein MTPDVHESPDVHESPPDSPGKRRRSPRLTLPGCWGALLFTCLSFTPSLLPRGGILQGLIAGISAAIGYGLGVIAAYVWRAFADREARSPSSRSWQILCGSALVLFGLAFGFGQYWQHEIRRLMGVSDYNVLATIACPFVAALVFLLLLYAGRGLRRLYRWVAGLLGRWVGPRAAQVVGWLVVAALAWSVFSGVLLSGFVNAANEAFSLRDDETPEGVHQPTSALRSGGPGSLVPWGSLGREGRAFTGSGPTAGDIGSFTHRRALEPVRAYAGLETADDTESRAKRAVADLERAGGFQRANLLVLTTTGSGWVDPAAVDSFEYLGDGDSATVAMQYSYLPSWLSYLVDQSKARAAGRELFDAVYDVWSKLPQDKRPRLFVAGESLGSFGGETAFSGEYDLRNRTAGTLFAGPPNFNALFREFSDHRDKGSPEIEPVYRDGRTVRFTEDPTTGIPPTDEPWNDTRVLYLMHASDPIVWWSPDLALSEPDWIGQAPGPDVLESMVWIPFVTFWQVTADLPFSTGVPDGHGHTYKAAYVDGWNTVMRPTGFTPQDLDRLKDVIHPEG; from the coding sequence ATGACTCCTGATGTGCACGAGTCCCCGGATGTGCACGAGTCCCCGCCGGACAGTCCCGGGAAGCGCCGACGGTCGCCGCGCCTCACGCTCCCCGGCTGCTGGGGCGCGCTCCTCTTCACCTGCCTCTCCTTCACTCCGTCGCTGCTGCCGCGCGGCGGGATCCTCCAGGGGCTGATCGCCGGCATCAGCGCCGCCATCGGGTACGGGCTCGGCGTGATCGCGGCCTATGTGTGGCGCGCGTTCGCCGACCGGGAGGCACGAAGCCCGTCGAGCAGGTCGTGGCAGATCCTTTGCGGCTCCGCGCTCGTGCTGTTCGGCCTCGCGTTCGGCTTCGGCCAGTACTGGCAGCACGAGATCCGCCGACTCATGGGGGTCTCCGACTACAACGTCCTCGCCACCATCGCCTGCCCGTTCGTGGCCGCGCTCGTCTTCCTTCTGCTGTTGTACGCCGGCCGGGGGCTCCGGCGTCTGTACCGATGGGTGGCCGGGCTTCTCGGCCGGTGGGTCGGCCCGCGCGCGGCGCAGGTGGTCGGCTGGCTCGTGGTGGCGGCGCTGGCCTGGTCCGTCTTCAGCGGGGTGCTGCTGAGCGGCTTCGTGAACGCGGCCAACGAGGCGTTCTCGCTGCGCGACGACGAGACGCCCGAGGGCGTGCACCAGCCCACCTCGGCGCTGCGCTCCGGCGGACCCGGTTCGCTGGTGCCGTGGGGCTCGCTCGGCCGGGAGGGCCGGGCGTTCACCGGCAGCGGTCCGACGGCGGGGGACATCGGCTCGTTCACCCACCGCCGGGCGCTGGAACCCGTCCGGGCCTACGCGGGGCTGGAGACCGCGGACGACACCGAGTCCCGCGCGAAGCGGGCCGTCGCGGACCTCGAACGGGCGGGCGGCTTCCAGCGCGCGAACCTGCTCGTGTTGACCACCACGGGAAGCGGCTGGGTCGACCCCGCCGCCGTGGACTCGTTCGAGTACCTCGGCGACGGCGATTCGGCCACGGTGGCGATGCAGTACTCGTACCTGCCGTCCTGGCTCTCCTATCTCGTGGACCAGTCCAAGGCGCGCGCGGCCGGCCGCGAGCTGTTCGACGCGGTCTACGACGTCTGGTCCAAGCTGCCCCAGGACAAGCGTCCTCGGCTGTTCGTGGCGGGCGAGAGCCTGGGCTCGTTCGGCGGTGAGACGGCCTTCAGCGGCGAGTACGACCTGCGCAACCGCACCGCCGGCACCCTGTTCGCCGGTCCGCCGAACTTCAACGCCCTGTTCCGCGAGTTCAGCGACCACCGCGACAAGGGAAGCCCGGAGATCGAGCCGGTCTACCGGGACGGACGTACCGTACGGTTCACCGAGGACCCGACCACCGGGATTCCCCCGACGGACGAGCCGTGGAACGACACACGGGTGCTGTACCTCATGCACGCGTCCGACCCGATCGTCTGGTGGAGCCCGGATCTGGCCCTCTCCGAACCTGACTGGATCGGTCAGGCGCCCGGACCGGACGTCCTCGAGTCGATGGTCTGGATCCCGTTCGTGACCTTCTGGCAGGTCACCGCCGACCTGCCGTTCTCCACGGGCGTCCCGGACGGCCACGGCCACACGTACAAGGCCGCGTACGTGGACGGCTGGAACACCGTGATGCGTCCTACGGGGTTCACTCCGCAGGATCTCGACCGGCTGAAGGACGTCATCCACCCGGAGGGCTGA
- a CDS encoding type II CAAX endopeptidase family protein, producing MDGRAVRSDAPPGSRWRGPIGTWPAVGLTVAVLVASNLLLDRWTGALRLLTAVAVSALLLAVLRWAGGTLADAGLAPGTLARGARWGLALMGLVAVVYAAGALLPETRSLFEDRRYDGMTGGELAVRVLVLVPVGTVLVEEVAFRGVLYGLVRRARGTVWATTVSSLLFGLWHVLPSLHLASAKPALTTTFGDSGFGSALAVAGAVLFTAAAGVLLCELRRRSDSLLAPMSLHWAVNAFGYVVGFLLD from the coding sequence ATGGACGGACGGGCCGTACGGTCGGACGCGCCGCCGGGGAGCCGGTGGCGCGGGCCGATCGGCACCTGGCCGGCCGTCGGCCTCACGGTCGCCGTCCTCGTCGCGTCCAACCTGCTGCTGGACCGCTGGACGGGCGCGCTCCGCCTGCTGACGGCCGTCGCCGTCAGCGCCCTGCTGCTCGCCGTGCTCCGCTGGGCGGGCGGCACCCTGGCGGACGCCGGGCTGGCACCCGGGACCCTGGCCCGCGGTGCCCGGTGGGGGCTGGCCCTGATGGGGCTCGTCGCCGTCGTCTACGCCGCCGGAGCGCTGCTCCCGGAGACCCGCTCGCTCTTCGAGGACCGCCGGTACGACGGGATGACGGGGGGCGAGCTGGCGGTGCGCGTGCTCGTGCTCGTCCCCGTCGGCACCGTCCTGGTGGAGGAGGTCGCCTTCCGTGGCGTGCTCTACGGCCTGGTCCGCCGGGCCAGAGGGACGGTATGGGCGACGACCGTGTCGAGTCTGCTGTTCGGCCTGTGGCACGTGCTGCCGTCCCTGCACCTGGCCTCCGCGAAACCGGCCCTGACCACGACCTTCGGGGACTCCGGGTTCGGCTCGGCCCTCGCGGTCGCGGGCGCCGTCCTGTTCACGGCGGCAGCGGGCGTCCTGCTCTGCGAACTGCGCCGCCGCAGCGACAGCCTGCTGGCGCCGATGAGCCTGCACTGGGCGGTCAACGCCTTCGGCTACGTGGTGGGGTTCCTGCTCGACTGA
- a CDS encoding diacylglycerol/lipid kinase family protein, protein MRQFTAVVNPTAGGSSGTAGLLPLARLLREAGAQLDTVYSRSLEHAQELAREAGAKGHVVLAVGGDGMAGCVGGALSGTDTVFGLVPAGRGNDFARALGLPTDAARLAETLLEGEPRRVDTIEVESAKHPRISVLGSVYAGVDAVANHHANASRFLRGAASYYAGGLRAVLAWKPAAYRITIDGVLHERSGYTVVAANSGFYGFGRNIAPGASVDDGLLDVVVIQKAPKRLFFAMMNELKTGEHVKRPQIEILRGKEIRIEADRPLPYGADGEVDATLPVTLRVQPSALRVLA, encoded by the coding sequence ATGCGACAGTTCACCGCCGTCGTCAACCCCACCGCAGGGGGTTCCAGTGGCACGGCGGGCCTGCTCCCGCTGGCCCGGCTGTTGCGGGAGGCGGGCGCCCAGCTCGACACCGTCTACAGCCGCAGCCTGGAACACGCCCAGGAACTCGCCCGGGAGGCCGGTGCGAAGGGACACGTCGTGCTCGCCGTCGGCGGGGACGGCATGGCCGGCTGCGTCGGTGGCGCGCTCAGCGGCACGGACACGGTCTTCGGCCTGGTCCCCGCGGGCCGCGGCAACGACTTCGCCCGTGCCCTGGGGCTGCCCACCGACGCCGCGCGGCTCGCCGAGACACTGCTCGAAGGCGAGCCGCGGAGGGTCGACACCATCGAGGTGGAGTCCGCCAAGCACCCGCGGATCAGCGTCCTGGGCAGCGTGTACGCGGGCGTCGACGCGGTGGCCAACCACCACGCCAACGCCTCCCGGTTCCTGCGGGGCGCGGCGTCCTACTACGCCGGCGGTCTCCGGGCGGTCCTCGCCTGGAAGCCCGCCGCGTACCGGATCACGATCGACGGAGTGCTGCACGAGCGCAGCGGCTACACCGTGGTCGCGGCGAACTCCGGCTTCTACGGGTTCGGGCGGAACATCGCCCCGGGGGCGAGCGTCGACGACGGGCTGCTGGACGTCGTCGTGATCCAGAAGGCGCCGAAGCGTCTCTTCTTCGCCATGATGAACGAGCTGAAGACGGGTGAGCACGTCAAGCGTCCTCAGATCGAGATCCTGCGCGGCAAGGAGATCCGCATCGAGGCGGACCGGCCCCTGCCGTACGGCGCCGACGGCGAGGTCGACGCGACCCTGCCGGTGACCCTCCGGGTGCAGCCGTCCGCCCTGCGGGTGCTGGCCTGA
- a CDS encoding FAD-binding oxidoreductase encodes MDMLWSGWGDPAKAAPLPESVTGLLRDLLGVTPRESGPAALADIETPAPALTEEARTALRAAVAAEDGLREDAESRVRHTRGKSTPDLLRIRAGEVEDIPAAVVLPAGHDEVLAVLGACAAHGLSAVPFGGGTSVVGGLAPDTKRPFVALDLRRLDQLLAVDEVSRTATLQPGLRGPQCEALLNEQGWTLGHFPQSFEWATVGGFAAARSSGQASAGYGRFDEMVLGLTVATPEGTLETGRAPRSAAGPDLRQLILGSEGALGVITAVTVRIRPLPQKRIYEGWRFASFEAGTAALRRLAQDGPRPTVLRLSDESETFIGLAQPDAIGNAEVPTNPGCMAIVGFEGTEAETAARRAAAREVLLACDGEFIGEEPGDKWEHGRYNAPYLRDALLDAGAFAETLETAAFWSAIPGLYTAVRDALTNTLTEAGTPPLVMCHISHTYENGASLYFTVVSAQGEDAVAHWAPVKRAANDAILAAGGTISHHHGVGTDHRDWYVREIGPLGIRMLQAVKAEVDPSGVLSPGVLIPVR; translated from the coding sequence GTGGACATGTTGTGGAGTGGCTGGGGCGACCCGGCCAAGGCGGCACCGCTGCCCGAATCGGTGACCGGCCTGCTGCGGGACCTGCTCGGCGTCACCCCGCGCGAGAGCGGCCCGGCCGCCCTCGCGGACATCGAGACGCCCGCCCCGGCCCTGACCGAGGAGGCGCGCACCGCGCTGCGCGCGGCCGTCGCCGCCGAGGACGGCCTGCGGGAGGACGCCGAGAGCCGCGTCCGGCACACCCGGGGCAAGTCGACCCCCGACCTGCTGCGCATCCGCGCCGGTGAGGTCGAGGACATCCCGGCCGCCGTGGTGCTCCCGGCCGGCCACGACGAGGTCCTCGCCGTGCTGGGCGCCTGCGCCGCCCACGGCCTCTCCGCCGTTCCGTTCGGCGGCGGCACCTCCGTCGTCGGCGGTCTCGCGCCCGACACGAAGCGGCCGTTCGTCGCCCTCGACCTGCGGCGGCTCGACCAGCTGCTCGCCGTCGACGAGGTGTCGCGCACCGCGACGCTGCAGCCCGGCCTGCGCGGCCCGCAGTGCGAGGCGCTGCTCAACGAGCAAGGCTGGACGCTCGGCCACTTCCCGCAGTCCTTCGAGTGGGCGACCGTCGGCGGCTTCGCCGCGGCCCGCTCCAGCGGCCAGGCGTCGGCCGGCTACGGCCGCTTCGACGAGATGGTCCTCGGCCTGACGGTCGCCACCCCCGAGGGCACCCTGGAGACCGGCCGGGCCCCGCGCTCGGCGGCCGGCCCCGACCTGCGCCAGCTGATCCTCGGCTCCGAGGGCGCCCTCGGCGTGATCACGGCGGTGACCGTGCGGATCCGCCCGCTGCCGCAGAAGCGGATCTACGAGGGCTGGCGCTTCGCCTCCTTCGAGGCCGGCACCGCGGCGCTGCGCCGACTCGCCCAGGACGGCCCGCGGCCCACGGTGCTGCGCCTGTCGGACGAGTCCGAGACCTTCATCGGACTGGCGCAGCCGGACGCCATCGGCAACGCGGAAGTCCCGACGAACCCCGGCTGCATGGCCATCGTCGGTTTCGAGGGCACCGAGGCCGAGACGGCCGCCCGCCGCGCCGCCGCCCGCGAGGTCCTCCTCGCCTGCGACGGCGAGTTCATCGGCGAGGAGCCCGGCGACAAGTGGGAGCACGGCCGCTACAACGCGCCCTACCTGCGCGACGCGCTCCTCGACGCCGGCGCGTTCGCCGAGACGCTGGAGACGGCCGCCTTCTGGTCCGCGATCCCCGGCCTGTACACGGCGGTCCGTGACGCGCTCACGAACACCCTCACCGAAGCCGGCACCCCGCCGCTCGTCATGTGCCACATCTCGCACACGTACGAGAACGGCGCCTCGCTGTACTTCACCGTCGTCTCCGCGCAGGGCGAGGACGCCGTCGCGCACTGGGCGCCGGTGAAGCGGGCGGCCAACGACGCGATCCTGGCGGCCGGCGGCACCATCAGCCACCACCACGGTGTCGGCACCGACCACCGGGACTGGTACGTCCGCGAGATCGGCCCCCTCGGCATCCGTATGCTGCAGGCCGTCAAGGCCGAGGTCGACCCGTCCGGCGTGCTGAGCCCCGGAGTTCTCATCCCCGTCCGCTGA
- a CDS encoding TetR/AcrR family transcriptional regulator — protein sequence MTPIRHNHSDADPVLDAARDCVLAVGVRRTTLTDVARRAGVSRMTLYRRWPDVSSLVGDLMTREWIAVATDAMPAGGDGTPLRTRIVEGLVAGAAAFRAHPLFRKILDVDPELLLPYVLDRRGASQDAFLGLLVTALDAGHEDGSVRPARTDLQARSLLLVVQSFTLSLRTMTDETDPELSEAAFLDELRILLERTLTP from the coding sequence ATGACGCCCATTCGTCACAACCACTCGGACGCAGATCCCGTGCTCGACGCCGCACGCGACTGCGTGCTCGCCGTCGGCGTACGGCGGACCACCCTCACGGACGTCGCCCGGCGCGCGGGCGTGTCCCGGATGACGCTGTACCGGCGCTGGCCGGACGTGAGCAGCCTCGTCGGCGACCTGATGACCCGTGAGTGGATCGCCGTCGCCACCGACGCCATGCCGGCCGGCGGCGACGGCACACCCCTACGGACGCGGATCGTCGAGGGGCTCGTCGCGGGCGCCGCGGCGTTCCGGGCCCACCCGCTGTTCCGCAAGATCCTCGACGTCGACCCCGAGCTCCTGCTCCCGTACGTCCTCGACCGCCGCGGCGCCAGTCAGGACGCCTTCCTCGGGCTCCTCGTCACGGCGCTCGACGCGGGCCACGAGGACGGCTCCGTACGCCCCGCCCGCACGGACCTGCAGGCCCGGTCCCTGCTCCTCGTCGTCCAGTCCTTCACGCTCTCGCTGCGCACGATGACCGACGAGACCGATCCCGAACTGAGCGAAGCCGCCTTCCTCGACGAGCTGCGCATCCTGCTGGAGAGGACCCTCACCCCATGA